From Pseudomonadota bacterium:
GAGGCCGTGCTCGTGCATGAGCAGGCTGAGGGTTTGTGCGTAGATGCCCACGTCGACGGCGCCCATGATGTCGAGGTAGGTGTCCATGGTGAAGATGGCCACGTGGGGCGCATCGAAGAACTGCCAGTTGCGCAGCATCGCTTGCTGGCGAGCGAGCTTGTCCTGGCGGTCGATGCCGAGGGCGCCGTACAGGGCGTTGGCGGCGCCGAACTGTCGCTCGCGATGTTCGTTCTGGTAGGCCACGGCCCAGTTGAAGTCCGGGTTCGGCGTCTGCCGGGTCATCACCTCCTTCACCAACGCGGCCTTGAGTTGCTCGGTGGCGCCGCCCGAGGCGACCAGCACCTGCCACGGTTGCACGTTG
This genomic window contains:
- a CDS encoding nitroreductase; translated protein: MSLPEILASRYSCRGFRPDAIAPELLTQIFDEAQRSPSNCNVQPWQVLVASGGATEQLKAALVKEVMTRQTPNPDFNWAVAYQNEHRERQFGAANALYGALGIDRQDKLARQQAMLRNWQFFDAPHVAIFTMDTYLDIMGAVDVGIYAQTLSLLMHEHGLATCMQGALGQFPDPIREMFALPEGRGVLFGMSFGYADEEAPANRARTTREPLANSVVFHD